One window from the genome of bacterium encodes:
- a CDS encoding integration host factor subunit beta translates to MTKSGLIEKVAELTPHISKKDTEIVVNTIFDSMTEALKHGHRIEIRGFGSFQVKVREAREGRNPKTGEEVHIPAKRTPFFKVGKELKEMVDASSAPLDESADDDDTRE, encoded by the coding sequence ATGACCAAGAGCGGACTCATCGAGAAAGTGGCAGAGCTCACGCCGCATATCTCGAAGAAGGACACGGAGATCGTCGTCAATACGATCTTCGATTCGATGACGGAAGCGTTGAAGCACGGGCATCGGATCGAGATCCGTGGCTTCGGGAGCTTCCAGGTGAAAGTCCGGGAGGCTCGCGAGGGTCGCAATCCGAAGACGGGCGAGGAAGTCCATATTCCCGCCAAGCGGACGCCCTTCTTCAAGGTGGGCAAGGAGCTGAAGGAGATGGTCGACGCCTCTTCAGCGCCGCTGGACGAATCGGCCGACGACGACGATACACGGGAATGA